In Microvenator marinus, one genomic interval encodes:
- a CDS encoding RCC1 domain-containing protein — MRIKWLVFVGLFVVGCGSDLTKTPTQGPDMSPAPDMEERDAGGTADMAQDASSDMTEPDLGPDAEPDMTEPDMAEPDMQPDMTEPDMPPPDPCEGVECGMGECVDVGTGAQCECDEGYIPDGLSCVEIPIDPVLVVNLAGPAQTTEAGGSTTLSVRLSHAPSAAVSLPLSVSMTREAFLSPTSLTFTNSNWSTPQLITVTGRDDSLDDGNQTYTVTIGPSTSQDADFVGLTDSQSLLSLDGVCGNGLQDGTEACDAPGQSQQCAYGQQSCTVCNSSCQSVPGQVVGYCGDGIKQTQEACDSPGQSQQCAYGQQSCTVCNSSCQSVAGQVTGYCGDGVRQNQEACDVPGQSQQCAYGQQSCTVCNSSCQSVPGQVVGYCGDGVQQNQEACDVPGQSQQCAYGQQSCTVCNSSCQSVAGQVTGYCGDGIKQAQEECDGQAQCPSGQSGTATCNSSCVVDTSSCLSNVLKIDSGIDHSCAVMRTGQVKCWGRNNHGQLGDGTTQDRSTAVTATGITNAVDINLGSYHTCALLSNGGITCWGRNTSGELGVGNNQPQTGKVAVALIDDAIAIGAGGAHTCAVREDRTLWCWGNNISGQLGRGTTNLGPTPTAVSGITDAVQVEAGTAHTCVVNLTGEMRCWGDNTYGQIGDGTTLNRRWAPTFPNLVSVTQVDAGDYFTCARLNTGSLRCWGWNIRGQLGDGTYDSAETPQVVQNLVDAAFISTFGALSCAVRTNGLAMCWGVNLDQQVGNQSSADDIASPVTVTGLTSVEMISASTLNTCALLQSGEVKCWGANHYGQLGDGTTTDSATPVNVLNL; from the coding sequence ATGAGAATCAAGTGGTTAGTGTTTGTGGGTTTGTTCGTGGTTGGGTGTGGCTCCGATCTGACGAAGACTCCTACCCAGGGGCCAGATATGAGTCCGGCCCCGGACATGGAAGAACGGGACGCAGGTGGGACCGCCGACATGGCTCAAGACGCATCGAGCGACATGACCGAGCCCGATTTGGGGCCTGACGCAGAACCCGACATGACTGAGCCAGACATGGCCGAGCCAGACATGCAACCCGATATGACTGAGCCAGACATGCCTCCACCGGACCCGTGTGAAGGCGTTGAATGTGGCATGGGGGAATGCGTAGATGTGGGCACCGGTGCTCAGTGTGAATGCGATGAAGGGTACATTCCAGACGGCCTATCGTGTGTCGAGATCCCGATTGACCCTGTTCTAGTCGTCAACCTCGCCGGGCCTGCGCAAACTACAGAGGCTGGGGGAAGCACCACGTTGAGTGTACGGCTATCTCACGCGCCTTCGGCCGCGGTCAGTCTTCCCCTGAGTGTTTCGATGACACGCGAGGCATTTCTGAGTCCAACTTCGCTGACTTTCACCAACTCCAACTGGTCTACCCCACAACTCATCACCGTCACCGGCCGCGACGACTCGTTGGACGATGGCAACCAAACCTACACCGTGACCATTGGGCCCAGCACCAGTCAGGATGCGGACTTCGTGGGACTCACAGACTCGCAATCTCTGCTTAGTCTAGACGGGGTTTGTGGCAATGGTTTGCAAGATGGAACCGAGGCGTGTGACGCGCCGGGCCAATCTCAGCAATGTGCGTATGGGCAGCAATCGTGCACGGTGTGCAATAGCTCGTGTCAGTCGGTGCCGGGGCAGGTGGTAGGTTACTGCGGTGATGGAATCAAGCAGACGCAGGAGGCTTGCGACAGCCCTGGCCAGTCTCAGCAATGTGCGTACGGGCAGCAATCGTGCACAGTGTGTAATAGCTCGTGTCAGTCGGTTGCGGGGCAGGTCACAGGCTATTGTGGCGATGGCGTGCGGCAGAACCAAGAGGCGTGCGACGTGCCGGGCCAATCTCAACAATGTGCGTACGGGCAGCAATCGTGCACGGTGTGTAATAGTTCGTGTCAGTCGGTGCCGGGGCAGGTGGTAGGCTATTGTGGCGATGGAGTGCAGCAAAACCAAGAGGCATGTGACGTGCCGGGCCAATCTCAACAATGTGCGTATGGGCAGCAGTCGTGCACGGTGTGTAATAGCTCGTGTCAGTCGGTTGCGGGGCAGGTCACCGGCTATTGCGGCGACGGCATCAAGCAAGCTCAGGAGGAGTGTGATGGCCAAGCGCAATGTCCGAGCGGGCAGTCAGGCACGGCCACGTGCAACAGCTCCTGCGTGGTAGATACGAGCAGCTGTTTAAGTAATGTGCTGAAGATCGATTCCGGCATCGACCATTCTTGTGCGGTCATGCGCACGGGCCAAGTCAAATGCTGGGGCCGAAACAACCACGGGCAGCTTGGCGATGGCACCACTCAGGACCGCAGTACCGCTGTGACCGCCACGGGCATCACAAATGCCGTAGACATCAATCTAGGCAGCTACCACACATGCGCTCTGCTCTCCAACGGCGGCATCACGTGTTGGGGCCGAAACACATCCGGGGAGCTAGGAGTCGGCAATAATCAACCTCAAACAGGCAAAGTCGCCGTCGCGCTCATCGACGATGCGATCGCAATCGGCGCAGGCGGCGCGCACACCTGCGCGGTGCGCGAAGATCGAACCCTCTGGTGTTGGGGAAATAATATTTCGGGTCAGCTCGGCCGTGGCACCACCAACCTCGGGCCTACTCCTACCGCGGTCAGCGGAATTACAGATGCCGTCCAAGTTGAGGCGGGAACCGCTCATACGTGCGTGGTCAACTTGACCGGCGAAATGCGGTGTTGGGGTGACAACACCTACGGACAGATCGGGGACGGAACTACGCTCAACCGACGATGGGCCCCAACCTTTCCAAACCTCGTCTCCGTGACGCAGGTAGATGCCGGCGACTACTTCACGTGTGCTCGATTGAACACGGGTTCGCTGAGATGCTGGGGCTGGAATATCAGGGGCCAACTCGGCGACGGAACCTACGACTCGGCTGAAACCCCTCAGGTGGTTCAGAACCTGGTAGATGCCGCCTTCATCTCAACATTCGGCGCCCTCAGCTGCGCGGTGCGCACCAACGGACTCGCCATGTGCTGGGGTGTCAATCTAGACCAGCAAGTAGGCAATCAGAGTTCCGCCGACGACATCGCGAGCCCAGTCACTGTCACCGGATTGACCTCCGTCGAGATGATTTCTGCAAGCACGCTGAACACCTGTGCGCTCCTTCAGAGCGGCGAGGTCAAATGCTGGGGCGCGAACCACTACGGCCAACTCGGAGACGGAACCACCACCGACTCGGCCACTCCAGTGAACGTCCTCAACCTCTAA
- a CDS encoding DUF3575 domain-containing protein: protein MKTILTTLLLSLVSATAFAEDLQVKQDVEPETEHQLSLTIAPLWILNGQPQGNIEVRVFDKWSGSLGLGYSNRASLPLEESDVTHIAISTSGQIRYYAIGDFDHGMQVGAHYHYFWTEPSTQGVKNRAVGGHTTSGFLGYKYITDIGFTLDFQGGIGYFVTSDRDGQEVDGSRPVAYWAADIGWSF, encoded by the coding sequence ATGAAAACAATTCTCACAACACTCTTGCTCAGCCTTGTTTCAGCAACTGCCTTTGCCGAAGACCTTCAGGTCAAACAAGATGTGGAGCCTGAGACCGAGCACCAACTAAGCCTAACCATTGCACCACTCTGGATTCTGAACGGCCAGCCACAAGGGAATATCGAGGTGCGCGTATTTGACAAGTGGAGTGGGTCGCTGGGGCTCGGCTACTCGAACCGGGCTTCATTGCCCCTCGAAGAGTCTGACGTCACACATATCGCGATCTCCACCAGCGGGCAGATTCGGTACTACGCCATCGGCGATTTCGACCACGGCATGCAGGTGGGCGCGCATTACCACTACTTCTGGACGGAACCATCCACTCAAGGCGTAAAAAACAGGGCCGTCGGAGGGCACACAACTTCCGGATTCCTTGGGTACAAGTACATCACCGATATCGGCTTTACCTTAGACTTTCAGGGGGGTATCGGGTACTTCGTCACCAGTGATAGAGACGGCCAAGAAGTCGATGGTTCGCGCCCCGTGGCGTATTGGGCCGCCGATATCGGCTGGTCATTTTGA
- a CDS encoding WD40 repeat domain-containing protein — MDLKGKTVCITGKFSELNRKEAEAELEKLGATCSGSVSKNTDILFAGEKAGSKLAKASSLGVQVLGESDLIAILSGGAPGEAAPEERPSDDLNALMKAGRVTFQNNTPHETDLTGWNISPDGKYFATGSWCGDDYEAGGSLAVWEVATGRCVNQIDHVTGGVGWPDEAGVIQWSQDSRRLGLSFDTNGVGYADPFKEGSGIQNWSYATDGQDHPPQWCWAPDGARMFVSCWGYQQSALAGAIVTPSPHGVDPVYMAKTGFEGKPEDGPQVGTMRRMVWRADGIIVGFGHHGAYAIDSATREMVWSYKEISQIAAIDPKGNQIAFHHGGLKFLDAKTGKLAYEPKHIGGGDLAFSADGEWLLDVCHAGNADKVTPSIRVYKGPELAGVIDIECGEADYYRKENPQAAFFADNSAIAAIRNDDTLVVFENKPGFKKLFEAPAFGAKNIHVGDAIVLSSKESVAFYTLAGELIARHELFETPNINSEEELFHSAFKPFAQGDSWGFVAPKFLITTKDPGAEISAVVDHKFAYPVQDLELSRFESVEAGVKAAPKLFPKVVADMFKGAAKAGKAKKSKEFIQPNTHGVQDLEEYLEKNLSPHRGAGKFLAELALHRIREGKVESVEALAKKLQPAEDLNDAVAVAHLAAAAARHGHTKLARDLASIAEAGLALPEHEPLTYALKSWLAGTAEILGDESPYKVEIPKGHMQGNWVKPAALLAAWKRDAKGVAAALNRLSSGIWWHDLAEIADAVLATRDLDYVEDFLKGILKGGHAKHFELLQRTVDLCLEVAPERALGFLPYFDGLSTSKEEERILERLNELDPKKAEAVLQKLEKERDFPETHAMILKLRVRANPAKAEELLLGFLQNLDASKLHRYNGPTVALALAEASLEAGCFESAMEPVKNLAQGHTWAEIIKMMADNHPGMEMALEGLKSNIDLSYIGHSFKHLEGRPEIQKELLEAALEKAGRDRYNLQSVVKALADAGLLDEANTARMKITKANRKDSTRHLAAGAIRAGEYTTALGLLDELDSGYFGTGGREYTLLHALVTEVWKTVPGTSGVM, encoded by the coding sequence GTGGATCTCAAGGGCAAAACAGTCTGTATCACAGGCAAATTCTCTGAACTCAATCGCAAAGAGGCAGAAGCCGAGCTCGAAAAATTGGGCGCAACCTGCAGTGGCAGCGTCTCAAAAAACACCGACATCTTGTTCGCCGGTGAAAAGGCGGGCTCGAAGCTCGCGAAGGCGTCATCACTCGGCGTGCAGGTCCTCGGTGAATCCGATTTGATCGCGATTCTGAGCGGAGGCGCGCCCGGAGAAGCCGCGCCCGAAGAACGGCCATCGGACGACCTCAATGCCCTTATGAAGGCTGGGCGCGTCACCTTCCAAAACAACACACCACACGAGACCGACCTGACGGGCTGGAATATCTCGCCGGACGGCAAATACTTCGCCACAGGCTCCTGGTGCGGCGACGACTACGAAGCCGGCGGCTCGCTCGCCGTTTGGGAAGTTGCGACCGGTCGTTGCGTCAATCAAATCGACCACGTCACGGGCGGGGTCGGCTGGCCAGACGAAGCCGGTGTGATTCAATGGTCGCAAGATAGTCGCCGCCTCGGCCTCTCGTTCGACACCAACGGAGTGGGCTACGCGGACCCGTTCAAAGAAGGCTCGGGAATCCAGAACTGGAGCTACGCGACTGATGGTCAAGACCACCCGCCGCAGTGGTGCTGGGCGCCAGACGGTGCGCGCATGTTCGTGTCGTGCTGGGGCTATCAGCAATCGGCTCTGGCCGGCGCGATCGTGACGCCTTCACCCCACGGCGTTGACCCCGTCTACATGGCCAAAACAGGGTTCGAGGGCAAGCCGGAAGACGGGCCACAGGTGGGTACGATGCGCAGAATGGTCTGGCGCGCAGACGGCATCATCGTTGGATTCGGGCATCACGGGGCCTACGCCATCGACTCCGCCACGCGTGAGATGGTCTGGAGCTACAAGGAAATCAGCCAGATTGCGGCCATCGATCCCAAGGGCAATCAGATCGCGTTTCACCATGGCGGGCTCAAGTTTCTGGACGCCAAAACAGGCAAGCTCGCCTACGAGCCCAAGCATATCGGAGGCGGCGACTTGGCGTTCTCGGCGGACGGTGAGTGGCTCTTGGACGTCTGCCACGCGGGGAACGCGGACAAGGTGACGCCGAGCATTCGTGTGTACAAAGGCCCTGAGTTGGCCGGCGTCATCGACATCGAGTGCGGTGAGGCGGACTATTATCGAAAAGAAAACCCACAGGCGGCCTTCTTTGCGGACAACTCGGCGATCGCGGCGATTCGCAATGACGACACGCTCGTGGTTTTCGAGAACAAGCCGGGCTTTAAGAAGCTTTTTGAAGCCCCAGCATTTGGCGCCAAGAACATCCACGTCGGTGATGCCATCGTGCTCAGCTCCAAAGAATCCGTGGCGTTCTACACGCTTGCCGGCGAGCTGATTGCACGTCACGAACTCTTCGAGACGCCGAATATCAATTCCGAAGAAGAACTCTTTCATTCCGCCTTTAAGCCCTTTGCGCAGGGGGATTCGTGGGGGTTTGTCGCTCCCAAATTTCTGATCACCACCAAGGACCCTGGTGCCGAGATTTCGGCCGTCGTGGACCATAAATTTGCTTACCCCGTGCAGGACCTGGAGCTGTCGCGGTTCGAGTCTGTGGAGGCCGGCGTCAAAGCGGCGCCAAAGCTCTTTCCGAAGGTGGTCGCGGACATGTTCAAGGGCGCGGCAAAGGCCGGGAAGGCAAAGAAATCAAAGGAGTTCATCCAGCCGAATACTCACGGTGTGCAGGACCTCGAGGAGTATCTGGAAAAAAACCTCAGCCCGCACAGAGGCGCTGGGAAGTTCCTAGCCGAGCTCGCGTTGCACCGCATTCGAGAAGGAAAGGTGGAGTCGGTTGAGGCACTCGCGAAAAAGCTCCAACCGGCGGAAGACCTCAATGACGCGGTTGCCGTGGCTCATCTGGCGGCGGCGGCGGCTCGGCACGGGCACACAAAGCTGGCGCGGGATCTGGCGAGCATTGCGGAAGCTGGGCTAGCTCTGCCCGAGCACGAGCCTTTGACGTATGCACTCAAGTCTTGGCTGGCGGGAACGGCCGAAATTCTGGGCGATGAGAGCCCATATAAGGTTGAGATTCCCAAGGGTCATATGCAGGGGAACTGGGTCAAGCCGGCGGCGCTTTTGGCCGCGTGGAAACGTGACGCCAAAGGGGTTGCGGCGGCGCTGAATCGACTGAGTTCTGGAATTTGGTGGCATGATTTGGCCGAGATTGCGGACGCTGTATTGGCCACCCGCGACCTCGATTACGTGGAGGATTTCCTCAAAGGCATCCTCAAGGGTGGACACGCCAAACACTTTGAATTGCTGCAGCGAACGGTGGATCTTTGTCTTGAGGTTGCACCTGAGCGAGCGCTCGGATTCTTGCCGTATTTTGATGGTTTGAGCACCTCAAAAGAGGAAGAGCGAATTCTTGAACGGCTGAACGAATTGGACCCGAAGAAGGCTGAGGCGGTACTTCAAAAGCTCGAGAAAGAAAGGGATTTTCCAGAAACTCACGCCATGATTTTGAAGCTTCGTGTGCGGGCAAATCCTGCGAAGGCCGAGGAGTTGTTGCTCGGCTTTCTGCAGAACCTGGATGCCTCCAAGTTGCACCGGTACAACGGGCCCACAGTCGCGCTGGCATTGGCCGAGGCGTCGCTCGAGGCGGGTTGCTTTGAGAGCGCGATGGAGCCGGTCAAGAACCTCGCTCAGGGGCATACCTGGGCCGAAATCATCAAGATGATGGCGGACAACCATCCGGGAATGGAGATGGCGTTGGAGGGACTCAAATCGAATATCGACTTGAGCTATATTGGGCACTCTTTTAAGCATCTGGAGGGACGGCCAGAGATTCAGAAGGAGCTCTTGGAGGCAGCGCTGGAGAAGGCCGGACGCGACCGCTACAACCTTCAATCCGTGGTCAAGGCGCTGGCCGATGCCGGTCTACTTGACGAAGCCAACACGGCACGCATGAAGATCACGAAAGCCAATCGCAAAGACTCAACTCGCCATCTGGCTGCCGGCGCGATTCGTGCCGGGGAGTACACCACGGCGCTGGGATTATTGGACGAACTCGACTCGGGGTACTTTGGTACAGGGGGCCGCGAGTACACCCTGCTTCACGCGTTGGTAACGGAGGTTTGGAAAACCGTGCCAGGCACTTCGGGCGTCATGTAG
- the fic gene encoding protein adenylyltransferase Fic, with product MGRRYRLVILILEEKLTKRKAKALYDSGDITRAEIGTYSGLAYIHRYLFEEIYEFAGNLRTVNISKGGFRFVPVLYLQSALEQIDSMPQQGFEQVVEKYVEMNVAHPFREGNGRAMRIWLDLLLKAEVQRVVDWNQVDKDEYLDAMQLSVVNDKAIKGLIEQALTDRIDDRALYLKGIDVSYYYEGYSEFKTEDL from the coding sequence TTGGGCCGCCGATATCGGCTGGTCATTTTGATTCTCGAGGAAAAGCTCACAAAGAGAAAGGCGAAAGCCCTCTACGATTCTGGCGATATCACTCGCGCTGAAATTGGCACCTACTCTGGGCTCGCCTATATCCATCGCTACCTCTTTGAAGAAATTTACGAATTCGCGGGAAACCTCCGGACCGTCAACATCTCGAAAGGTGGCTTCCGATTTGTACCCGTCCTTTACTTGCAGTCCGCCCTCGAACAAATCGACTCCATGCCCCAGCAGGGCTTCGAGCAAGTCGTCGAAAAGTACGTCGAGATGAACGTCGCGCATCCGTTTCGGGAAGGAAATGGCCGCGCGATGAGAATCTGGTTGGATTTGCTGCTCAAGGCCGAAGTTCAACGCGTGGTTGACTGGAACCAGGTGGACAAGGACGAGTACCTTGACGCCATGCAGCTCAGCGTCGTGAACGACAAGGCGATCAAGGGCCTGATTGAACAAGCTCTCACAGATCGAATCGATGACCGCGCGCTCTATTTGAAGGGGATCGATGTGAGCTACTACTACGAGGGATACAGCGAGTTCAAAACAGAGGACCTTTAG